From Bacteroidota bacterium, the proteins below share one genomic window:
- a CDS encoding rhodanese-like domain-containing protein — translation MLNNLFSFLSGPTHYENLSGQDFAERVKNDPKAVVVDVRSVMEFKSGRLPGAKNIDISDPRFLEKFEALGKDKHFYLYCRSGARSASACSLLARHGFENLVNMSGGVLMYGEAGVRKVIGEGTWSGNFEDEGRGGRGRGTRTRDEGRGRDRDRDRGKGTRPRPRPRKRDVGRGRDRDRDRDRDRGNKNKLQITNH, via the coding sequence ATGCTCAACAACCTCTTCTCCTTCCTCTCCGGCCCGACGCACTACGAGAACCTCTCGGGCCAGGATTTTGCTGAGCGCGTCAAAAACGATCCGAAGGCGGTCGTAGTGGACGTGCGCTCGGTGATGGAATTCAAATCGGGTCGACTGCCCGGCGCGAAGAACATCGATATCTCCGACCCGCGCTTCCTCGAAAAATTCGAGGCGCTCGGAAAAGACAAACACTTCTACCTCTACTGCCGCTCCGGCGCCCGCAGCGCCTCCGCCTGCTCCCTCCTCGCCCGCCACGGCTTCGAAAACCTGGTCAATATGAGTGGCGGCGTCTTGATGTACGGGGAAGCTGGTGTGAGGAAGGTCATTGGTGAAGGGACTTGGTCGGGGAACTTTGAGGACGAGGGACGGGGGGGACGAGGACGAGGGACGAGGACGAGGGACGAGGGACGAGGACGAGACCGAGACCGAGACCGGGGAAAAGGGACGAGACCGAGACCGAGACCGAGGAAAAGGGACGTGGGACGAGGACGAGACCGAGACCGAGACCGAGACCGAGACCGAGGAAATAAAAACAAATTACAAATCACTAATCACTAA
- a CDS encoding MBL fold metallo-hydrolase: MYIQQLYTSCLAEAAYYIESNGEAAIIDPLRETEPYLQLAKERGAKIKYVLETHFHADFVSGHIDLARLTGAKIVYGPTAKAEYDIYVAQDGEDLPLGNVKIRVLHTPGHTLESSSFLLLDEHGLPNSIFTGDTVFVNDVGRPDLAVKSDLSREDLAGLLYESIKNKILPLPDDVILYPGHGAGSACGKNLGEETITTLGHQKKVNYALQPMSKEAFVQAVTDGLTAPPKYFFMDAGINKKGYTPIDEVMSHNAKALSLEAFDLETSNGAIVLDARDAAEFEKGFVPGAINIGLNGQYAVWVGSLLDAKHPMVLVADEGKEAEAVLRLARVGYENVKGYLKGGINAWKSAGRSVDTVRSLAPEEFDRLYTEDKRILDVRNEPEWAAGVIEGAHLVPLMELPDALPDLRKDLTYYVHCAGGYRSMIACSLMKRNGFTNVINITGGMNQVKQSHFHLVVPPTVNA; encoded by the coding sequence ATGTATATTCAACAGCTTTACACCTCCTGCCTCGCTGAGGCGGCCTATTACATCGAATCGAACGGTGAAGCGGCGATCATTGATCCGCTCCGGGAGACCGAACCGTATCTGCAACTCGCCAAAGAACGTGGCGCGAAGATCAAGTATGTGCTGGAGACGCACTTCCACGCCGACTTCGTGAGCGGTCACATCGACCTGGCTCGCCTGACCGGCGCGAAGATCGTGTACGGTCCGACCGCCAAGGCGGAATACGACATCTACGTCGCCCAAGACGGCGAAGATCTGCCGCTCGGTAACGTGAAGATCCGCGTGCTCCATACGCCGGGTCATACGCTGGAGTCCTCGTCCTTCCTCCTGCTCGACGAACACGGACTTCCCAACTCCATCTTCACCGGCGATACGGTGTTCGTCAACGACGTGGGTCGTCCCGACCTGGCCGTGAAGAGCGACCTCAGCCGCGAAGACCTGGCCGGATTGCTCTACGAGTCCATCAAGAACAAGATCCTCCCGCTGCCCGACGACGTTATCCTCTACCCGGGCCACGGTGCCGGCTCCGCCTGCGGCAAGAACCTCGGCGAAGAGACGATCACCACGCTCGGTCACCAGAAGAAAGTCAACTACGCCCTGCAACCGATGAGCAAGGAAGCGTTCGTGCAAGCCGTCACCGACGGACTTACCGCTCCGCCCAAGTACTTCTTCATGGATGCGGGCATCAACAAGAAAGGCTACACGCCGATCGACGAGGTGATGAGCCACAACGCCAAAGCACTCTCCCTCGAAGCGTTCGACCTGGAGACGAGCAACGGCGCGATCGTCCTCGACGCGCGCGACGCGGCCGAGTTCGAAAAGGGCTTCGTGCCGGGCGCGATCAACATCGGCCTCAACGGACAGTATGCCGTATGGGTCGGTTCACTACTCGACGCCAAACACCCGATGGTGCTGGTAGCCGACGAAGGCAAAGAGGCCGAAGCGGTGCTGCGCCTCGCACGGGTCGGCTATGAGAACGTGAAGGGCTACCTGAAGGGCGGTATCAACGCCTGGAAATCGGCGGGACGTTCCGTGGATACGGTGCGCTCGCTGGCGCCGGAGGAGTTCGACCGCCTCTATACCGAAGACAAACGCATCCTCGACGTGCGCAACGAGCCGGAATGGGCCGCTGGCGTGATCGAAGGTGCCCACCTGGTGCCGCTGATGGAGTTGCCCGACGCGCTGCCGGACCTCCGCAAGGATCTCACGTACTACGTACATTGCGCGGGCGGCTATCGTTCCATGATCGCCTGCTCGCTGATGAAGCGCAACGGTTTCACGAACGTGATCAACATCACGGGCGGCATGAACCAAGTGAAGCAGTCGCATTTCCATCTGGTCGTGCCTCCGACGGTCAATGCATAA
- a CDS encoding rhodanese-like domain-containing protein, with the protein MKIQASPTRSRNSTRPNPYLVYCRSGRRSAAAMQQMKDAGFTNVTNLDGGIMGWQNAGLSVRSDGASEE; encoded by the coding sequence ATGAAAATCCAGGCTTCTCCGACGAGATCCAGAAACTCGACAAGACCAAACCCCTACCTCGTCTACTGCCGCTCCGGTCGCCGCTCCGCCGCCGCCATGCAGCAAATGAAAGACGCCGGCTTCACGAATGTCACCAACCTCGACGGAGGAATCATGGGGTGGCAGAATGCAGGGCTGTCGGTGAGAAGTGATGGCGCTAGTGAAGAGTGA
- a CDS encoding thiol reductase thioredoxin, with protein sequence MSTFSQLIQSDKPVPVDFSAEWCGPCKMMAPILKEVAGQLGDQATILKVDVDRNPQAAAHYGIRASRRSSSSGRGEIKWRQSGVVPAPQLKQVIEQYV encoded by the coding sequence ATGTCAACCTTCTCGCAACTTATCCAATCCGACAAACCTGTCCCGGTCGATTTCTCGGCCGAGTGGTGCGGGCCTTGTAAGATGATGGCGCCGATTCTGAAAGAGGTGGCCGGGCAGTTGGGTGATCAGGCTACGATCCTGAAAGTGGACGTGGACCGCAACCCGCAGGCCGCGGCGCATTACGGTATCAGGGCGTCCCGACGCTCATCCTCTTCCGGAAGGGGAGAGATCAAATGGAGGCAGTCGGGCGTGGTGCCCGCGCCGCAATTGAAACAGGTGATCGAACAGTACGTCTAA
- a CDS encoding peroxiredoxin: MPRIGDVAPDFKALTSVGELQFSEYNKGSWVIFFSHPADFTPVCTTELTEFARREEEFRKMNTKLLGLSIDSIHSHIAWINNVKKNLGVTMRFPLIADIDMSVSKRYGMLQPGESETAAVRAVFFIDPNGKIRLIMYYPLNVGRNMEEVVRVLQALQAADQHKIACPLNWKPGEKVIVPPPKTVAAMEEREKSDYEMVDFYLARKSL, translated from the coding sequence ATGCCGCGGATCGGCGATGTGGCGCCTGATTTCAAGGCGCTGACCTCCGTCGGCGAATTGCAGTTCTCGGAATACAACAAAGGCAGTTGGGTGATCTTCTTCTCCCACCCTGCCGACTTCACGCCCGTCTGCACCACCGAGCTCACCGAGTTCGCGCGCCGCGAGGAGGAGTTCAGGAAGATGAACACCAAGCTGCTCGGGCTCAGCATCGACAGCATCCACTCGCACATCGCCTGGATCAACAACGTGAAGAAGAACCTCGGCGTGACGATGCGTTTCCCGCTCATCGCCGACATCGACATGAGCGTCTCCAAGCGCTACGGCATGCTGCAACCCGGCGAGAGTGAAACGGCAGCCGTCCGCGCCGTATTCTTCATCGACCCGAACGGCAAGATCCGGCTGATCATGTACTACCCGCTCAACGTGGGACGGAACATGGAGGAGGTCGTGCGCGTGCTCCAGGCCCTGCAGGCTGCCGACCAACACAAGATCGCCTGTCCGCTCAACTGGAAGCCGGGTGAGAAAGTGATCGTGCCTCCGCCGAAAACGGTGGCCGCCATGGAGGAACGCGAGAAGAGCGACTACGAGATGGTCGATTTCTATCTGGCCAGGAAGAGTCTTTGA
- a CDS encoding gliding motility-associated C-terminal domain-containing protein, producing the protein MGSTYAWNFGDDSTSTVPDPAHVYTEPGVYDVSLAITSDFGCENRLRIDSAVVVYAWPVADFDQSAATLSIFTPLLELFDRSDLSASWQWDYGDGTVDTGVVNPQHQYADTGTYQIRLFVQSPGGCPDTAYGTVRIDQELTLYIPNAFTPNGDGKNDGFIAVGIGVMEYEMWIIDRWGREIYHSTSFDQPWDGSYKGGNPTCQADVYEYVIQLRDIKDRRHKFIGHVTLVR; encoded by the coding sequence TTGGGAAGTACCTACGCGTGGAATTTCGGCGACGACAGCACCTCGACGGTTCCGGATCCCGCGCATGTGTACACCGAGCCGGGCGTGTACGATGTATCACTCGCCATTACGAGCGACTTCGGTTGTGAGAATCGCCTCAGGATCGACAGCGCGGTGGTGGTGTATGCGTGGCCGGTGGCGGACTTTGACCAGTCGGCCGCGACGCTTTCCATCTTTACACCCTTGCTGGAATTGTTCGACCGCAGCGATCTGTCGGCTTCCTGGCAGTGGGACTACGGCGACGGTACCGTGGATACCGGCGTGGTGAATCCGCAACATCAATACGCCGATACCGGCACGTACCAGATCCGCCTGTTCGTGCAAAGTCCGGGCGGCTGTCCGGATACCGCCTACGGCACCGTACGCATCGACCAGGAACTCACGCTGTACATCCCGAACGCCTTCACGCCGAACGGCGACGGGAAGAACGACGGATTCATCGCGGTAGGGATCGGGGTGATGGAATACGAGATGTGGATCATCGACCGCTGGGGCCGCGAGATCTATCACTCGACCTCGTTCGACCAGCCCTGGGACGGCTCCTACAAAGGCGGCAACCCCACCTGTCAGGCCGACGTCTACGAATACGTCATCCAGCTACGCGACATCAAGGACCGGCGACATAAGTTTATCGGACATGTGACGCTGGTTCGGTAG
- a CDS encoding PKD domain-containing protein, which translates to MTYLAPFTSNQPLSSSPAMSFNPQTGDICMTPTNLEVTVMAVLVKEYRNGVLIGSVERDIQVTVITCSNIIPTLTGINGTNSFAMTICAGEQTCFDVFSSDVDAGQNTFVTWDYAIPGADFTAHPAPRETGTFCWTPTQADVNVIPYCFTVTVRDDNCPYTGSQIYSFCITVRGLDVDAGPDANVVCNSFATLTASAYGGSGAYTYQWNTGQTTTAITAGAGVYTVTASDGTCSNSDTVNVTPANGAPQAGFSIAQTCTSLAVGFTDQSTIVGGTITSWSWNFGDGGTSAAQSPTHTYAATGTYTVMLIVQTATGCIDTVRQSLLLSNNRPTAAFTTTNVCFGEQANFDDGSASNITLWDWDFGDGNGSNVPSPAHTYNASGNYVVTLSVTNADGCTSTTTRPITIYTLPTANAGPNDTICRGSVATLTASGGVSYAWYPGGGTTATFSVSPTSTQDFYVVVTDARGCTDRDSARVILRRSPNVSAGNTRRICLGDTTTLSAQANGSQPLTYLWTPGNLATQQIQVHPNTTTNYYLTVRDSYSCPGYDTVQVIVNPLPTAATNPNQLICPGDSALLIASGGINYSWSGGGNNDSIYVSPLTTTTYTVTVADTNGCEDTEDILVTVSAPATANLGPDRTICAGSSVSLSVGNGVAWLWNPGGQTTSSVSVDPLVTTDYTIRVTNFAGCLAWDTIRVNVNDPPVIAAQVLGDVACFGGADGQAMVAVNAGTPPFRYFWSGGGTNDTLSGIRAGTFQVAVTDSNGCISRDSVDSGTGCFEPGC; encoded by the coding sequence GTGACTTACCTCGCGCCGTTTACTTCGAACCAGCCGCTCTCCTCGAGTCCGGCCATGTCGTTCAATCCGCAGACCGGCGATATCTGCATGACCCCGACCAATCTCGAGGTGACGGTCATGGCCGTGCTGGTGAAAGAGTACCGCAACGGCGTACTGATCGGCAGCGTGGAGCGCGATATCCAGGTGACGGTCATTACCTGTAGCAACATCATTCCAACGCTGACCGGCATCAACGGTACCAACAGCTTCGCGATGACGATCTGCGCGGGCGAACAAACCTGCTTCGATGTGTTCTCGTCCGACGTGGACGCCGGCCAGAACACCTTCGTGACCTGGGACTATGCGATCCCCGGCGCAGATTTCACCGCTCACCCTGCGCCGCGCGAGACCGGGACGTTCTGCTGGACGCCGACCCAGGCGGATGTGAACGTGATCCCGTATTGCTTCACCGTCACGGTACGCGACGACAATTGTCCGTACACCGGTTCCCAGATCTATTCCTTCTGCATCACCGTGCGCGGACTGGACGTGGATGCCGGCCCCGATGCCAACGTGGTCTGTAACAGCTTCGCCACGCTGACAGCTTCCGCTTACGGCGGCAGCGGGGCTTATACCTATCAATGGAATACCGGCCAGACGACCACGGCCATCACCGCCGGTGCCGGTGTGTACACCGTCACCGCCAGCGATGGAACCTGTTCGAACAGCGATACCGTGAATGTGACACCCGCCAACGGCGCGCCGCAGGCCGGCTTCAGCATCGCCCAGACGTGTACCAGTCTGGCTGTCGGTTTTACGGACCAGTCGACGATCGTGGGTGGAACCATCACTTCCTGGTCGTGGAACTTCGGCGACGGCGGAACATCCGCTGCGCAAAGCCCGACGCATACCTATGCCGCGACCGGTACTTACACCGTCATGCTGATCGTGCAAACGGCCACCGGTTGTATCGATACCGTGCGGCAGTCGCTGCTCTTGTCGAACAACCGCCCGACGGCCGCTTTCACCACTACCAATGTTTGTTTTGGCGAACAGGCGAATTTCGACGACGGCAGCGCGTCCAACATCACCTTGTGGGATTGGGATTTCGGCGATGGCAACGGTTCCAATGTGCCATCACCGGCGCATACGTACAACGCCTCCGGCAATTATGTCGTGACGTTATCCGTCACCAATGCGGACGGATGTACCTCGACCACAACGCGGCCGATCACGATCTACACACTGCCCACGGCAAATGCCGGCCCCAATGACACCATTTGCCGGGGCTCCGTGGCTACGCTCACCGCGAGCGGCGGGGTCTCGTATGCCTGGTATCCGGGTGGAGGAACGACGGCAACCTTTTCGGTTTCTCCCACCAGCACCCAGGACTTTTACGTGGTCGTAACCGATGCCCGCGGTTGTACCGACCGCGACAGCGCCCGCGTGATCCTGCGGAGAAGCCCGAATGTCAGCGCGGGCAACACGCGCCGCATTTGTCTGGGCGATACTACGACCCTGAGCGCACAGGCGAACGGTTCTCAACCGCTCACGTATCTCTGGACGCCGGGTAACCTGGCTACGCAGCAGATACAGGTACATCCGAACACCACGACCAACTACTACCTCACCGTGCGCGATTCATATAGTTGCCCGGGATATGATACCGTACAAGTGATCGTCAATCCATTGCCGACCGCTGCGACCAATCCGAACCAGTTGATCTGTCCTGGCGATTCCGCTTTGCTGATCGCCTCGGGTGGCATCAACTACTCCTGGAGCGGCGGCGGAAACAACGATTCGATTTACGTAAGTCCGTTAACCACCACAACGTATACGGTCACCGTCGCCGACACGAACGGTTGTGAAGACACCGAAGATATTCTGGTCACCGTTTCCGCTCCCGCCACCGCGAATCTCGGACCGGATCGTACCATTTGTGCCGGAAGTTCCGTCTCGCTGAGCGTCGGTAATGGAGTCGCCTGGCTGTGGAATCCGGGCGGACAAACCACCTCCTCGGTGAGTGTGGATCCGCTGGTTACGACCGATTACACGATCCGGGTAACCAACTTCGCCGGCTGTCTGGCCTGGGATACCATTCGGGTGAACGTGAATGATCCTCCGGTCATCGCCGCGCAAGTGCTTGGCGATGTTGCCTGCTTCGGTGGGGCCGACGGACAGGCAATGGTAGCGGTGAATGCCGGAACACCTCCTTTCCGGTACTTCTGGAGCGGTGGCGGCACCAACGATACGCTCTCCGGCATACGCGCGGGAACGTTTCAGGTCGCGGTGACCGACTCCAACGGCTGTATCAGCCGCGATTCGGTTGATTCTGGAACCGGCTGCTTTGAGCCTGGCTGCTGA